In one Pseudarthrobacter sp. NBSH8 genomic region, the following are encoded:
- a CDS encoding FAD-binding oxidoreductase: MGGLVEDLVGALGAGQVSTAEELLARYAVDQAPVLDFQLPEAVVFARSVTDVQAAVRLCAAHNVAVVARGAGTGVSGGAHASRNCVVLSLEQMNRILDLNPDDETAVVEPGVVNAALNEAAAEHGLMYAPDPASFRSSTIGGNVATNAGGLRCAKYGVTRDSVLALEVVLADGSLIRTGHQTFKGVAGYDLTGLFVGSEGTLGIVVGATVRLKYLPRDVHTIAAFYPDFRQAAAGVLAVGRARVQPAIMELLDGGTLAQLDDLHGSDLSSRGRSLLLIQTDGFGAAAEADVMRSVLAASGAIVSTESTAEAEQLVELRRNSRGVEVDDEYRVGEDVAVPRSRLVDYVAALEDLAATHDVRLKVVAHAGDGNLHPTFWIDRQGNAVDADAMRRLNLALDASIEAALEMGGTITGEHGIGQYKLRWLGLEQPEPVRELQRRIKELFDPAGILNPGKAI, translated from the coding sequence GTGGGCGGCTTGGTTGAAGATCTGGTGGGCGCCCTCGGCGCAGGGCAGGTCAGCACCGCGGAGGAACTGCTCGCGAGGTATGCCGTGGACCAGGCCCCCGTCCTGGATTTCCAGCTGCCCGAAGCGGTGGTCTTTGCCAGGTCTGTCACGGACGTACAGGCGGCGGTCAGGCTGTGTGCGGCCCACAATGTCGCCGTTGTGGCCCGCGGAGCAGGAACAGGCGTTTCCGGCGGCGCGCACGCGAGCAGGAACTGTGTAGTCCTGTCCCTGGAACAGATGAACCGCATTCTTGACCTGAACCCGGACGACGAGACCGCCGTCGTCGAGCCAGGAGTGGTCAATGCGGCCCTCAACGAGGCGGCAGCAGAGCATGGCCTGATGTACGCGCCGGATCCGGCGAGCTTTCGTTCCTCCACGATCGGTGGCAACGTTGCCACGAATGCCGGGGGACTGCGCTGCGCCAAGTACGGCGTTACCCGGGACTCGGTGCTGGCGCTGGAGGTGGTGCTGGCCGACGGGTCCCTCATTCGCACCGGCCACCAGACGTTCAAAGGCGTTGCGGGTTACGACCTGACGGGGCTGTTTGTTGGTTCGGAGGGCACCTTGGGAATCGTGGTGGGGGCGACCGTGCGGCTCAAGTATCTGCCCCGTGACGTGCACACCATCGCCGCGTTCTACCCGGACTTCCGGCAGGCCGCCGCCGGCGTCCTGGCGGTGGGCCGGGCCCGGGTGCAGCCGGCCATCATGGAACTGCTCGACGGCGGCACGCTGGCCCAGCTGGATGATCTCCACGGCTCCGACCTGAGTTCACGCGGCCGCTCGCTGCTCCTGATTCAGACTGACGGGTTCGGGGCAGCGGCGGAGGCCGACGTCATGCGTTCTGTCCTCGCCGCCAGCGGCGCAATAGTGAGCACGGAATCCACGGCGGAAGCCGAGCAACTCGTGGAGCTGCGCCGGAACAGCCGGGGTGTGGAAGTGGATGACGAATACCGCGTCGGCGAGGACGTGGCCGTGCCGCGCTCGCGCCTGGTGGATTACGTGGCGGCATTGGAAGACCTCGCGGCCACGCACGATGTGCGCCTGAAGGTGGTGGCGCACGCCGGCGACGGCAACCTGCACCCCACCTTCTGGATTGACAGGCAGGGCAATGCGGTGGACGCTGACGCCATGAGGCGGCTGAACTTAGCCCTGGATGCCTCTATCGAAGCTGCCCTCGAAATGGGCGGCACCATCACCGGGGAACACGGGATCGGGCAGTACAAACTGCGCTGGCTGGGCCTGGAACAGCCGGAACCCGTCCGGGAGCTCCAGCGCAGGATCAAGGAGCTCTTTGACCCGGCAGGGATCTTGAACCCGGGCAAGGCCATCTAG
- a CDS encoding ABC transporter ATP-binding protein — protein MATVTFDNATRLYPGTEKPAVDKLNIDIADGEFLVLVGPSGCGKSTSLRMLAGLEDVNSGRILIGDRDVTDVPPKDRDIAMVFQNYALYPHMTVADNMGFALKIAGVSKEERAERVREAAKLLDLEPYLDRKPKALSGGQRQRVAMGRAIVRNPQVFLMDEPLSNLDAKLRVQTRTQIASLTRRLGVTTVYVTHDQVEAMTMGDRVAVLKDGLLMQVDTPRNLYDKPKNVFVAGFIGSPAMNLLELPVVDGGVQFGGTVYPVPRNVLEEAHGATVTLGSRPEDLEQVAAGEGLQVEVDVVEELGADAYVYGHTTLDGKDHDIVARVDGRRPPMKGDSIYVRPQSGHVHLFDTKTGLRLGG, from the coding sequence GTGGCTACAGTTACTTTTGATAACGCTACGCGTCTGTACCCGGGCACAGAGAAGCCCGCTGTTGACAAGCTCAACATTGACATCGCCGATGGCGAATTCCTGGTCCTCGTTGGACCCTCCGGTTGCGGCAAGTCCACCTCCCTGCGCATGCTTGCGGGCCTAGAGGACGTCAACTCAGGTCGAATTCTTATCGGCGACCGCGATGTCACCGATGTTCCGCCGAAGGACCGCGACATCGCGATGGTTTTCCAGAACTATGCGCTGTACCCGCACATGACAGTTGCGGACAACATGGGCTTCGCGCTGAAAATCGCGGGCGTTTCCAAGGAAGAGCGCGCCGAACGCGTCCGTGAAGCCGCCAAGCTTCTTGATCTCGAGCCATACCTGGACCGCAAGCCGAAGGCACTCTCCGGTGGCCAGCGCCAGCGTGTTGCCATGGGCCGCGCCATTGTGCGTAACCCGCAGGTGTTCCTCATGGATGAGCCGCTTTCCAACCTTGACGCCAAGCTCCGCGTCCAGACGCGAACGCAGATCGCATCCCTGACCCGCCGCCTCGGCGTCACCACCGTCTACGTCACCCACGACCAGGTCGAGGCAATGACCATGGGTGACCGCGTGGCTGTGCTGAAGGACGGCCTGCTGATGCAGGTTGACACCCCGCGCAACCTCTACGACAAGCCCAAGAACGTCTTCGTTGCCGGCTTCATCGGCTCCCCCGCCATGAACTTGCTCGAACTGCCCGTAGTCGATGGCGGGGTTCAGTTCGGCGGAACGGTTTACCCCGTGCCGCGCAACGTCCTCGAAGAGGCGCATGGTGCCACCGTCACCCTGGGTTCCCGCCCCGAGGACCTCGAGCAGGTAGCTGCCGGCGAAGGTCTCCAGGTTGAGGTTGATGTCGTCGAGGAACTCGGTGCCGACGCCTACGTCTACGGCCACACCACGCTGGACGGCAAGGACCACGACATCGTGGCCCGAGTCGACGGCCGCCGACCCCCGATGAAGGGTGACTCAATCTACGTTCGCCCGCAGTCCGGACATGTACACCTGTTCGACACCAAGACCGGCCTGCGCCTCGGCGGCTAG
- a CDS encoding DUF4032 domain-containing protein, which yields MTEESSAQWHDEPTDYGQIGKLPRFEAASANDAKSSSVASNLNITAAAADPELLDLPWHIALEDWPAENLAALPRGISRHIVRFAHLGGSVIAIKETSEHVARHEYHMLRKLARLDVPCVVPVAVITGRTTLDGRPLNPVLVTRHLKFSMPYRALFSQMLRKDTLTRLIDAQALLMVRLHLIGFYWGDVSLSNTLFRRDAGAFAAYLVDAETGELYPDLSTGQREYDLEIARVNIAGELMDLLDGGLIEEKVDPVATSELIMESYRRLWTELTEKESFELGERWRVGARIRRLNELGFDVEEYAIKTTQNGSTIQLQPKVVDAGHHQRRLLRLTGLDAQENQARRLLNDMDSFRADNNPGMDEEYSAHLWVSQVFEPIVRSIPRDLSRKLEPAEAVHEVLEHRWYMSEEQARHIPLAEAVQSYIESVLRHRRDEAAIMLNPDTAMLKILEVETEESRYGADESIEEYPDVDD from the coding sequence ATGACCGAGGAAAGCAGCGCCCAATGGCACGACGAACCCACCGACTACGGCCAGATCGGCAAACTCCCTCGGTTTGAAGCTGCCAGCGCCAACGACGCCAAGAGTTCCAGCGTCGCCAGTAACCTGAACATCACGGCCGCCGCGGCTGACCCGGAGCTTCTGGACCTGCCGTGGCATATCGCCCTGGAGGACTGGCCGGCTGAGAACCTGGCAGCGCTGCCACGCGGCATTTCGCGGCACATCGTGCGTTTCGCCCACCTGGGCGGCTCCGTCATCGCCATCAAGGAAACATCGGAGCATGTGGCCCGCCACGAGTACCATATGCTCCGGAAGCTGGCGCGCCTGGATGTCCCGTGTGTTGTACCGGTGGCAGTCATCACGGGCCGGACCACCCTGGATGGGCGGCCACTGAACCCCGTGCTGGTTACCCGCCACCTGAAGTTCTCCATGCCGTACCGGGCGCTGTTCTCGCAGATGCTGCGCAAAGACACACTGACACGGCTCATCGATGCCCAGGCTTTGCTCATGGTCCGGCTGCACCTCATCGGCTTCTATTGGGGGGACGTCTCGCTGTCCAACACGCTCTTCCGTCGCGATGCGGGCGCCTTCGCCGCCTACTTGGTTGACGCCGAAACCGGCGAGCTGTATCCCGATCTCTCCACCGGCCAGCGGGAGTACGATCTCGAGATTGCCCGGGTCAACATCGCCGGTGAGCTGATGGATCTCCTGGATGGCGGCCTGATCGAGGAGAAGGTGGACCCGGTGGCCACCAGCGAACTCATCATGGAGAGCTACCGGCGTCTCTGGACGGAACTGACGGAGAAGGAATCCTTTGAACTCGGCGAACGGTGGCGTGTGGGCGCCCGTATCCGCAGGCTCAACGAGTTGGGCTTCGACGTCGAGGAATACGCCATCAAGACCACCCAGAACGGTTCCACCATCCAGCTCCAGCCCAAGGTGGTGGACGCGGGACATCACCAGCGCCGGTTGCTGCGGCTGACCGGGCTCGACGCCCAGGAAAACCAGGCCCGGCGCCTGCTCAATGACATGGATTCCTTCCGGGCGGACAACAACCCGGGGATGGACGAGGAATACAGCGCGCACCTCTGGGTCAGCCAGGTCTTCGAGCCCATTGTGCGCTCGATCCCCCGCGACCTGTCCCGCAAGCTTGAGCCGGCGGAGGCAGTCCACGAGGTGCTTGAGCACCGTTGGTATATGTCAGAGGAGCAGGCCCGCCACATTCCGCTCGCCGAGGCTGTGCAGTCCTATATTGAGTCCGTCCTGCGCCACCGCAGGGACGAGGCCGCCATCATGCTCAACCCGGACACGGCGATGCTGAAGATCCTCGAAGTGGAAACCGAGGAATCCCGCTATGGTGCCGACGAATCCATCGAAGAGTACCCGGACGTCGACGACTGA
- a CDS encoding IS110 family transposase, protein MTNAMLAESQDEEQIIARVAALDIGKAELVCCVRIPGPGNTRRRLQEVSTHSTMSRSLAELANHLVDLRIERVVMEATSDYWKPVFYLLEAHGLEPWLVNARDVRHLPGRPKTDVLDSVWLCKVAERQMLRPSFVPPAPIRRLRDLTRYRIDLVGTRTAEKNRVEKLLEDACIKLSVVASDIFGVSGREMMAALIGGERNPKVLAQLARASMRRKISELEEAFTGLFDDHHAFLLARMLSRIDGIDADIAAVDEQIEAQLAPFAAAAERLDEIPGIGPVAAAIILAEIGVDMTRFPTAGHLCSWAKFSPGINSSAGKTKGNGSTGHGNRYLARILGEAAVGAGRTDTFLGERHRRLARRRGKKRAIVAIGRSILVIIWHLLQDPDARFHDLGADHFNRHTNPDTSKRNHVRQLEALGYTVTLTPAA, encoded by the coding sequence ATGACGAATGCCATGCTGGCCGAATCCCAGGATGAGGAGCAGATCATTGCCAGGGTCGCTGCCCTGGATATCGGCAAGGCTGAACTCGTGTGTTGTGTGCGGATCCCCGGTCCGGGGAACACCCGAAGACGCCTGCAGGAGGTGTCCACGCACTCGACGATGAGCCGGTCCTTGGCGGAGCTGGCCAACCATCTGGTGGACCTGCGGATCGAGCGGGTAGTCATGGAAGCGACCTCGGACTATTGGAAGCCGGTGTTTTATCTTCTCGAGGCGCACGGCCTCGAACCGTGGCTGGTCAACGCCCGCGACGTCAGGCATCTGCCGGGCCGGCCGAAGACCGACGTTCTCGACTCCGTGTGGCTGTGCAAAGTCGCCGAACGGCAGATGCTCCGTCCCAGTTTCGTCCCACCCGCCCCGATCCGCCGGCTGCGGGACCTGACCCGGTACCGGATTGATCTCGTCGGGACCCGGACTGCGGAGAAGAACCGGGTTGAGAAACTCCTCGAGGACGCGTGCATCAAGCTCTCCGTTGTCGCCTCAGACATTTTCGGGGTGTCCGGGCGGGAGATGATGGCCGCGCTCATCGGCGGCGAACGGAACCCGAAAGTCCTCGCGCAGCTGGCACGGGCAAGCATGCGCAGGAAGATCAGCGAACTCGAAGAGGCGTTCACCGGCCTCTTCGATGACCACCACGCCTTCCTGCTGGCCCGGATGCTGTCCAGGATCGACGGCATCGATGCCGATATCGCCGCGGTCGATGAACAGATCGAGGCGCAACTGGCCCCTTTCGCGGCAGCGGCGGAACGCCTGGATGAGATCCCGGGCATCGGCCCCGTTGCCGCCGCGATCATCCTGGCCGAAATCGGGGTCGACATGACCCGGTTTCCGACCGCGGGACACCTGTGTTCCTGGGCGAAGTTCTCCCCGGGCATCAACTCCTCCGCCGGGAAGACGAAGGGCAACGGCTCGACCGGGCACGGCAACCGCTATCTCGCCCGGATCCTGGGCGAGGCCGCCGTCGGTGCCGGCAGAACGGATACCTTCCTCGGCGAACGCCACCGGAGGCTGGCTAGGCGGCGGGGCAAGAAACGCGCCATCGTCGCTATCGGGCGCTCCATCTTGGTCATCATCTGGCACCTCCTGCAGGACCCGGATGCACGGTTCCATGACCTCGGCGCTGACCACTTCAATCGTCACACCAACCCCGACACCAGCAAACGAAACCACGTCCGCCAACTCGAAGCCCTCGGCTATACCGTCACCCTGACACCCGCAGCCTGA
- the otsB gene encoding trehalose-phosphatase has product MTPEARPAKGPLALSPELRQAARRIARTEHLLVALDFDGTISPLVDRADDARPLPRSAAAFAGLAALPRTTTALLSGRALASLRAVASPPVDTLLIGSHGAEAWLGPGSAELTLDEAQRLLLAEVRGVLEEIVEQAPGTLLEDKPAGVVLHTRLATDDVAEDAVAAARSVLQDRKGVFLKNGKRVLETSVVNASKGEGLTFLRQITGATAVFFAGDDVTDEDALARLESGDVGVKVGLDFTQAEFRVEAPAHVAELLEVLLQERSLVVADEEPGTD; this is encoded by the coding sequence ATGACTCCTGAGGCCCGTCCCGCCAAAGGCCCGCTCGCTTTGTCCCCCGAACTGCGGCAGGCCGCCCGGCGGATCGCCCGGACAGAACACCTGCTGGTGGCTTTGGACTTCGATGGCACCATTTCCCCGCTGGTTGACCGCGCGGACGACGCCCGCCCGCTTCCACGCTCGGCCGCAGCTTTCGCCGGGCTAGCCGCCCTTCCACGCACGACGACGGCACTCCTCTCCGGCAGGGCCCTCGCCAGCCTGCGCGCTGTCGCCTCACCCCCGGTGGACACGCTGCTGATCGGCAGCCATGGCGCCGAGGCATGGCTGGGCCCCGGTTCCGCGGAGCTGACGCTGGACGAAGCCCAGCGCCTGCTGCTGGCCGAAGTCCGCGGCGTCCTCGAAGAGATCGTTGAGCAGGCACCGGGCACGCTGCTCGAAGACAAACCCGCAGGAGTGGTCCTGCACACCCGGCTGGCGACTGACGATGTCGCCGAGGACGCGGTGGCTGCGGCCCGTTCAGTTCTCCAGGACCGCAAGGGCGTTTTCCTGAAGAACGGCAAACGCGTCCTGGAAACGTCGGTAGTCAACGCCTCCAAGGGCGAGGGCCTGACGTTCCTGCGCCAGATCACGGGGGCCACAGCTGTCTTCTTCGCCGGCGACGACGTCACGGACGAGGACGCGCTGGCCCGGCTGGAATCCGGCGATGTGGGCGTCAAGGTGGGCCTGGACTTCACCCAGGCCGAGTTCCGGGTGGAAGCGCCGGCCCACGTCGCGGAACTGCTCGAAGTACTCCTGCAGGAACGGAGCCTGGTGGTGGCCGACGAAGAGCCGGGCACTGACTGA